The Meriones unguiculatus strain TT.TT164.6M chromosome 6, Bangor_MerUng_6.1, whole genome shotgun sequence genome has a window encoding:
- the Lrrcc1 gene encoding leucine-rich repeat and coiled-coil domain-containing protein 1 isoform X4 — protein MAKAAAGMCASWTKACRGLEALVNLTRLNLSYNRINDLSGLLPLHGLKYKLRYIDLHSNCLDSIHHLLQCTVGLHFLTNLILEKDGEGNPICHVPGYRAIILQTLPQLRILDCKNIFGELVNLEEVNSSHLQCYEGLLDNLVSSESPLNISEDEVVGSMAMAAPPTDDLPPLEQFTSTPEDNCLASLLSVCPSSEPEKINHENDFQNEMKLHKLDDQILELYNETSNCFIDTVPEKDLRPKRDTDITSESDYGNRKECSRRIPRRTKIPYYSRNIQTLKHHNKNYGVFVSCNRKMRQPVFKDLYVRSSLVNCDSLRDLHGQKNDIVKLDRSALDDNTYRSLVEQLDQEREMRWKAEQTEKKLMDYIDELHKQASEKKDVHSLALITTDRLKDIIFKERHSKAQLEIVVHRLQNEIKKLTVELIKARDHQEDHVRHLRTLERALEKMEKQKAQQQQAQMRLIEEVELKAAAADREINLLRNSLHQEKEQVQQLHELLALKEQEHRKDIETRELFNDAEFQDALAKEMTKEARKHEQELKEYQEKIDLLNHQYLDLENEFRIALTVEAKRFKDVQDGFEDVATELARSKNALVWAQRKENESSSLIKDLTCMVKEQKTKLSEVCKLKQEAAANLQNQINTLEILIEDDKQKSIQIEVLKHEKIQLISELAAKESLIYGLRTERKVWGNELAYQGSSLAQSRGKLEAQIESLYRENESLRKNRESDSDALRIKCKIIEDQTETIRKLKESLQEKDEQIKSLQEQITVIEKCTEEQLNEKSSQLDDIIEKLERHGERKEKLKQQLKAKELELDEIRKAYSTLNQKWHDKGELLCFLETQVKEVKENFENKEKKLKAERDRSLELQKDAVEKLQSMDYAFKKQVDAIVEAHQAEIMQLANEKQEYIDNANFKVQQIEEEMRELLEETHRNKKSMEEKINQLANAISEIQKGV, from the exons ATGGCGAAAGCAGCTGCGGGGATGTGTGCTTCATGGACAAAGGCCTGCAGAG GACTTGAAGCACTGGTTAACCTGACGAGACTGAACTTGTCTTATAACCGCATAAATGATCTTAGTG gGTTGCTGCCCCTTCATGGATTGAAGTATAAACTTAGATATATTGACCTACATAGTAATTGTTTAGATAGTATCCACCACTTACTTCAGTGCACAGTAGGACTACACTTCCTAACCAATCTTATCTTAGAAAAAGATGGAGAAGGTAATCCTATCTGTCATGTACCAG GGTACCGAGCAATCATTCTCCAGACTTTACCACAGCTGAGAATCTTAGATTGCAAGAACATATTTGGTGAGCTGGTAAATTTGGAAGAAGTAAACTCATCACACCTACAATGCTATGAAGGTCTTTTGGATAACTTAGTTTCTTCTGAGTCCCCCCTGAATATAAGTGAAGATGAG gtCGTTGGTAGTATGGCCATGGCAGCCCCACCCACAGACGACTTGCCTCCCTTGGAGCAGTTTACAAGCACACCGGAAGATAATTGTCTGGCCTCACTTTTATCTGTGTGTCCATCTTCTGAACCAGAAAAAATTAATCATGAAAACGATTTTCAGAATGAGATGAAACTTCATAAATTAGATGATCAAATCCTGGAGCTTTACAAcgaa acTTCTAATTGTTTTATAGATACTGTTCCTGAGAAAGACCTCAGACCAAAAAGAGACACAGATATAACCTCTGAAAGTGACTACGGAAACAGAAAAGAGTGCAGCAGGAGAATTCCTAGAAGAACAAAAATCCCATATTATTCCAGAAATATTCAAACTCTTAAGCATCACAATAAAAACTACGGTGTTTTTGTAAG ttgtaATCGTAAAATGAGACAGCCTGTCTTTAAAGATTTATATGTAAGATCTTCCTTAGTAAACTGTGATAGCTTAAGAGACTTACATGGGCAGAAGAATGACATTGTTAAATTAGACAGAAGTGCCTTGGATGACAACACTTACCGG TCCCTTGTGGAACAGTTAGACCAAGAGAGGGAGATGAGGTGGAAAGCTGAGCAAACTGAAAAGAAACTTATGGATTATATTGATGAACTACATAAGCAAGCAAGTGAGAAAAAAGATGTTCACAGCCTGGCTCTCATTACCACAGATAG ACTAAAGGATATTATTTTTAAGGAGAGACATTCCAAGGCTCAACTTGAAATTGTAGTTCACAGacttcaaaatgaaattaaaaaactAACTGTTGAATTAATAAAAGCACGAGATCATCAGGAAGATCACGTCAGACACTTGAGAACCCTGGAAAGGGCATTGGAAAAAATGGAGAAGCAgaaggcacagcagcagcaggcacag ATGAGGCTTATCGAAGAGGTGGAGCTCAAAGCCGCAGCTGCTGACAGAGAAATAAACTTACTTCGAAATTCTCTTCACCAAGAAAAGGAGCAAGTGCAACAACTTCATGAACTTCTGGCATTGAAAGAACAGGAACACAG GAAAGATATTGAAACTAGAGAGTTATTCAATGATGCTGAGTTCCAGGATGCATTAGCTAAAGAAATGACCAAAGAAGCAAGAAAGCATGAACAGGAACTAAAAGAATATCAAGAAAAAATTGATTTATTAAACCACCAGTATTTGGATTTAGAAAATGAATTCCGTATTGCTTTAACTGTTGAAGCCAAAAGATTTAAAGAT GTTCAAGATGGTTTTGAAGATGTTGCAACTGAGTTAGCCAGAAGCAAAAATGCTCTTGTTTGGGCTCAACGAAAAGAAAATGAATCTTCCAGTTTAATTAAAGATCTGACCTGTATGGTGaaagaacaaaagacaaaactcTCAGAAGTCTGCAAATTGAAACAGGAAGCAGCAGCAAATTTACAG AATCAAATCAACACCCTTGAAATTTTGATTGAAGATGACAAGCAGAAGAGCATTCAAATAGAAGTTCTCAAGCATGAAAAAATCCAGCTTATTTCTGAGCTAGCAGCTAAAGAGTCACTGATTTATGGTttaaggacagaaagaaaagtatGGGGAAATGAACTGGCATATCAGG GCTCATCATTAGCCCAGAGTCGTGGGAAATTAGAAGCCCAAATTGAAAGTTTATACAGAGAGAATGAATCTCTGAGAAAAAACCGTGAAAGTGACAGTGATGCATTGAGAATAAAGTGCAAAATCATCGAGGACCAAACTGAAACCATCAGAAAGTTAAAAGAG TCTTTACAAGAAAAAGATGAGCAAATCAAATCACTACAAGAACAGATCACTGTCATAGAAAAATGTACGGAAGAGCAACTTAATGAAAAATCCTCACAACTAGATGATATAATTGAAAAATTGGAAAGACAtggtgagagaaaggaaaaactaaaacaacagcTGAAAGCAAAGGAATTAGAACTGGACGAAATAAGAAAAGCTTACAG CACACTAAATCAGAAATGGCATGATAAAGGAGAACTACTCTGTTTTCTTGAAACACAAgtaaaagaagtaaaagaaaattttgaaaacaaggaaaagaaacttaaagcagagagagacagaagtctTGAGCTACAAAA ggatgcTGTAGAAAAACTTCAGAGCATGGATTAtgcctttaaaaaacaagttGATGCAATTGTCGAAGCTCATCAAGCTGAAATAATGCAACTAGCAAACGAGAAGCAGGAATATATTGATAATGCAAATTTTAAG GTTCaacaaattgaagaagaaatgCGAGAACTTCTGGAAGAAACACACAGGAACAAAAAATCAATGGAAGAAAAAATTAACCAACTTGCTAATGCTATAAGTGAAATTCAGAAAGGAGTCTGA